Part of the Methanofollis sp. UBA420 genome is shown below.
GCCCAGGGAAAAACGACTCTCCTCCAGGCAATCCTCGCGGGGGAGGACGACCACGCTCCCGGCGACGGTCGGGAACTCGTCGTCTCCGTGCGGGGTGCGCGGACCGCGGAAGCGGGAGGGCCCGACCTCCACGGCGCCGACGTGAGTCTTTTTTTCCAGAGTCTCCCTCCCGGCATGACAGGGACGCCGAAGGCCGCCTTCGGGAGGGGGAGCGGGTCGATGACGATGGCGGTGCAGGTGCAGGAGGCGGTGCGGACAGGCGCACCCCTCCTCCTCATCGACGAAGACAGGGCGGCGGCAAACCTCCTTGTCGCAAGTTGCCTGCAGGAGGCTGACGTGACCCCCCTCGCCACCCTCCTTGCGACGCGGCGGGACGCACTCGGGGAGTGCGCCTTCGTCTTCGCCGCCTCGTCCCTCGACTCCCTCATCGCCCGGGCAGACAGGATCCTCCTCCTCTCCGGCCACACGGCCGGGGCGGTCAGCCCCGCGGCCTTCAGGGCGCGGTACCTTCGATACCTGAAGGGGCAGATGAAACAGGTTGGAGAAGGGGAAACGGAGGAAAAAAGACGGGATCAGCCCGACCGCACGTCCCTGTAACCCTCGCTGTCAGGTTCCACGTACAGGACGGCACGCCCCCCTTCCAGAGCCGGCTTCGGGAACTCCTGGAAGGTGACGGTCCCGTCGGCGATCACAGTTCCTGCAGTGCTCCTTACCTCATCGACGCCTGCCGCAAGGACAGCACTGACAGTGCACCTGCCCGAGAGATCGCGCAGCGTCCCTTTCTGGACATATCTGCCGTCATTTCCCGATGCCGCAAGCCCCACCGCGGCAACGGCGCCGATGAGCCCGCGCATGGTGCCGAATCCCTCGACGAGCATGCCGGCGCGCCGTGCGACAGTGCGCGCCTCGTTCAGGGAGAGCACGCAGGTTTTTGCGTCCTCTGCAAAGGCGGCAACCTCGGAGATGATCTGGCCATCGGACGCAACACAGATGCCAGGATTGCTCCCCGGGGCCGCACTCCGGGATACGAAGTCCTTTGCATAGGCAAAGACCTGCCCGCCCGCGACATTCCCGGACCCATCGAGGTGCACGCAGAGTGCGGCATTGTGGGTCGTCGCAGGAATGTCGTCGTGGCGATACAGCTGGTGCCGGGTTACGCCAAGGACAGGGAAATCCCTGGCAAGGGCGGCGGCAGCGGCACGGGCGATCTTGCCGGTGCCAGGGGTGCCATCCGCATTGGTGTCGTCAATGCCGAGATAGATCGTCATAGGAATGCCTCAAAACGTGGGATCTCTATGGCACCAGTATATATGAAGATATCTATAAAAAAGAGGGATCATGCCCGGATGATTGTGCCGACACGCTCACCTCTCACGGCCTTTGTGATGGCGCCCGGCACATGACCATTGACCACCCTGATCTCCTTCACATGCCTCGTGTGGAGGAGAAGTTCGACCGCCTTCTTTTCAAGGACCATGTCCTCCATGTCCCTGCCGAGGAGTTCGTCTGCCGTGATCTCAGGGATCAGGGCGGCCTCGGGGTCGATGCGGGGGTCCCCGACATAGAGGCCGTCGACATTCTTCGCAAGGATACAGTTCTTCGCACCCATCACCTCGGCGATGAGCACCGCACCGGTATCTGTCCGGTTTGGCGGGATCGATCCGACCTCAGGCGGCTGCTCATAGAGGCCGTACGGCGGGGTGCCGTGGGTCACAGGCAGGAGACCGAGGGCGGTGAGGATGGGGAGTTGGAGGAGGTCGCCGGTGTGGATCCTGACGCCGTTGTACTTCGAGAGGAGGACGGCCATCATGATCGCGTTCTGCTCGCTGATCTTGCCCGCAAGTTCGGCAAGGACACCGGTCGGCATCCCCAGGTTGATCCCGATATCCATGATATGGCGGACGCGCCCGCCCCCGCCGGTGACAAGGAGGATCTTCTCGCCGGCATCCTTCAGCGCGCCGATCTCCTCCACGAGCGGGAAGACGACATCGCGGCCGTAGTCGATGGTCCCGTGGCCGCCGATCTTGATCACGTTGAGGTCGGGCATGATCCTGATCTGTGGGATCTCAGCGATCTTCTTCATCAGGCCCTTCCGCACCAGGGTCTCGCCCCGGAGACCGGACTCGAGTTCAAAGCGTTTTTTTGTCATGGCGCACCGGCAAGTGATATATACGATAATTTATATTTCACTTCTGTCATGGGCGGCGATATGCCCGGTAGGGAGGACCGAAGATGAAAATCTATGTCAGAGAACGGCAGAAGGTCGGGAGCGGCGTCAAAGAGCCCAAGTTCAGGGTGGTCGCTGTCACCGGCAGCAAAGGAGAGGCGTCGCACATGAAGATCGAGGCAACGCACTTTCGGAAGACCGAGATCGAGGGGATAGCAAAGGACGTCGGGGCCGAGATCATCTATCTCTCACCGATGCCCGAAGAAAAGCGCGGCGAGATGAAGAGCGTCGCCCGCTGAAAAAGATGACGTGAGAGAGGTCAGGCCCGGATCAGGGTTCCGACCTTCTCGCCACGGACGGCCTTCGTGATATTCCCGCGCACATGGCCGTTGACCACCCTGATCTCCTTCACGTGTTTGGTGTGGAGGAGGAGTTCGACCGCCTTCTTCTCAAGGACCATGTCCTCCATGTCCCTGCCAAGGAGTTCGTCTGCCGTGATCTCAGGGATCAGCTCGGCCGCCGGATCGATGCGGGGATCCTCGGTGTAGAGGCCGTCGACGTTCTTTGCAAGGATGCAGTTCTTCGCACCCATCACCTCGGCGATGAGCACGGCACCTGTATCTGTCCGGTTCGGCGGGATCGACCCGATCTCTGCCGGTTGCTCGAAGAGGCCGTACGGAGGAGTGCCGTGGGTCACAGGCAGCATCCCGAGGGAGGCGAGGGTCGGGAGTTCGAGGAGGTCGCCCGATTTCACCTGGGTCCCACCGTACTTCGAGAGGAGGAGGGACATCATCAGGGCGTTCTGCTCGCTGATCTTGGAGGCGAGTTCTGCGAGGACTCCAGTCGGCATCCCCAGGTTGATCCCGATGTCCATGATATGGCGGACGCGCACGCCGCCGCCTGTGACGACAAGGACCTTCTCGCCGGCCTCCTTCAGGGCGCCGATCTCCTCCACGATCGGGAAGACGACATCGCGGCCGAAGTCCATCGTGCCGTGGCCGCCGATCTTGATCACATTGAGGTCGGGCATGATCCTGATCTGCGGGATCTCGTCTATCCGCTTCATGAGGCCCTTCCGTACCATGGTCTCGCCGCGGAGGCCGGAGTTGAGTTCAAAGCGTTGTGCCGTTATGATATCACCGTATGATGATCATGTTTATAGGCGGAGAGATATAACAGGGATGATACCAGTTGGTATATCAGCTGGTATATGGTGAAACAGATGAAGATCTATGTCCGCGAAAGAAAGAAGATCGGCAGCGGCGTCCAGCAGCCGAAGTTCCGCATCGTCGCTGTAACCGGTGAGAACAACTCAAAGAGGCTCTGGGTAGAGGCAAAACACTTCCGAAAGAACGAGATCGAACTCGTCGCCGCCGACCTGGGTGCCGAGATCGTCTGGCTCGAAGCGATGCCAGAGGAAGAGCGGCATAAAAAGAAAGACGAGTAACACACATATCTGGGCTATGCCCGCACTGACCTCAAGCGAGATACTCGCTGCTGTTGCACGGATTCTCATTCTTGAGGACCGTGCCATTACTTTCCTCTGCACAGAGGGGGAGATCAGCATCAGGTTCCCGAAGACCAGACGTCTGGCCGAATACCTCTCTGTCCCGCACTATTATGTCATCCCCATCATCGCCGCCATGGAGGAGGAAGGACTGGTCACCCGCACCGAGAGGGTCGGTGTCTCGACCACCGCGCAGGGAACGGCAGTCCTCTTTTCAAGGATCCTTGCAGAGTATCCCCGGGAGGTCGAGCAGATCCTGGGGCCAGACCTTCTTGGGGCGATCAGGGCGAGGGCCCTCGACTGAGGTCTCCCTGCCCGGACAGTTCCGCAGGCGTGCATTTCTCGGGCGTGCGGCATCCTGTTTGCCGGTCCACCCATCCGGAACGGACATTTTCCCTGTGGTCAAACGGGTAGATGTATGGCTTGATGTCGAGGAGGGGGGTGTTGTCCAGAATGTCCACGCCGGAGATCTCAAGGACGTTCCCGCGCACAGCCTTCAGTCCCACGATGGACAGGCCGATTGGATTCGGGCGGTTGAAGTGGCGGATCGCGAAGATCCC
Proteins encoded:
- a CDS encoding ABC transporter substrate-binding protein, which codes for MTIYLGIDDTNADGTPGTGKIARAAAAALARDFPVLGVTRHQLYRHDDIPATTHNAALCVHLDGSGNVAGGQVFAYAKDFVSRSAAPGSNPGICVASDGQIISEVAAFAEDAKTCVLSLNEARTVARRAGMLVEGFGTMRGLIGAVAAVGLAASGNDGRYVQKGTLRDLSGRCTVSAVLAAGVDEVRSTAGTVIADGTVTFQEFPKPALEGGRAVLYVEPDSEGYRDVRSG
- a CDS encoding uridylate kinase, with translation MVRKGLMKRIDEIPQIRIMPDLNVIKIGGHGTMDFGRDVVFPIVEEIGALKEAGEKVLVVTGGGVRVRHIMDIGINLGMPTGVLAELASKISEQNALMMSLLLSKYGGTQVKSGDLLELPTLASLGMLPVTHGTPPYGLFEQPAEIGSIPPNRTDTGAVLIAEVMGAKNCILAKNVDGLYTEDPRIDPAAELIPEITADELLGRDMEDMVLEKKAVELLLHTKHVKEIRVVNGHVRGNITKAVRGEKVGTLIRA
- the tsaA gene encoding tRNA (N6-threonylcarbamoyladenosine(37)-N6)-methyltransferase TrmO, with the protein product MADINVKSTDPHDLAILYRPIGVIRSGFTEQADTPIQPVFSRSDGRVEIYTEYAEGLLDLDAFSHIILLYHFNRAGDVELRRKPFLDGSRERGIFAIRHFNRPNPIGLSIVGLKAVRGNVLEISGVDILDNTPLLDIKPYIYPFDHRENVRSGWVDRQTGCRTPEKCTPAELSGQGDLSRGPSP
- a CDS encoding uridylate kinase — translated: MTKKRFELESGLRGETLVRKGLMKKIAEIPQIRIMPDLNVIKIGGHGTIDYGRDVVFPLVEEIGALKDAGEKILLVTGGGGRVRHIMDIGINLGMPTGVLAELAGKISEQNAIMMAVLLSKYNGVRIHTGDLLQLPILTALGLLPVTHGTPPYGLYEQPPEVGSIPPNRTDTGAVLIAEVMGAKNCILAKNVDGLYVGDPRIDPEAALIPEITADELLGRDMEDMVLEKKAVELLLHTRHVKEIRVVNGHVPGAITKAVRGERVGTIIRA